The following nucleotide sequence is from Rhizoctonia solani chromosome 15, complete sequence.
aggagatgaatggaaaacggctttcaggaccaaatacgggctatttgaatatctagtcatgccctttggcttAACCAACGCACCAGCCGCTTTCCAGCATTTTATGAATGATCTGTTCCGCgatctcattgacgtcactgtGGTCATCTACCTGGACAACATCTTGATATTTTCAGAAGACCCCGAGAAGCACCCAGAACACGTTAGGGAGGTCCTGTCAAGATTAATGAAAAATCAGCTGTTTTGCAAGCTCTCTAagtgtcacttccacgtcactacaGTCaattaccttggcattgtcatatcccccgcgggcttctccatggatcaaaagaagattgaggcggttacatcatggcctcaacctaaaacagtcaaacaggtccaggccttcctaggattcGTAAACTATCTTCGCCgattcattcccaactttaGTTCCGTGGCTTGtcccctccacaacctcacaaaaaaggaaaccccatgGTCATGGGGGCCccaagaggaggaagctttTCAGGAATTGAAGTCTCTAGTCACCCGTTCCCCGGTCTTAATTCACTCAAACCCAGACCTCCCTtactacctagaaacggacgcgtcaggggtagccatgggagccattctGAGCCAGCGGGGAGAAGACAACCGCCTTCATCCAATCGCGTACATGTCTAAATcgttctcaggggcagaagccaattatgacacccacgataaggaactgctggcaatcatcaaggcattggaggaatggcgtatATTTctggaagcaacggacaaacccaTCCAAGTtttcacggatcataggaacttggaatactggatgcaggcccGAACATTCAATCGAAGGCATGCccgatggcgcatattcctgagcgatttcaactttgagatccactatcgcccaggaaagcaatcagggaaaccagacgccctgtcCAGACGATCGGACTACGTTGATACATCACCAGAACCGGAGGTAATGCTCCCtgcagaggtctttgccaacacatcagaagaggaactggaAATCGTCACGGAAATACGCTCCAAGCTAAGGGAAGACCCATCCCTTGAGcctatcatccaattcctaacTGAAGACGCGGATAACGCTCCTCCCTCCATTAGAAAGGCGTACAGGGACtacgactgggaggaagatctaCTATGGTATCGAGGGAAACTTGTGGTCCCGGACTCAGAGGCCCTGAAGGAACGattactcagggaattccatgactccccactAGCGGGTCACCCAGGCCAGCAAAGAACCCTGGAGCTCGTGAgccgtaactactggtggccgggaatgaagtcatccgccaaggaatgggtggaatgctgcCCCACTTGCCAAACCAATCGTCGTGCCCACAACCCGGTCATagccctaaaacccttagaagttcccccctttccattccacaccatctcctatgacttcatcacgggttttcccaagtcagaagGGCATGATGCAATCCTGGTAGTTATTGATTCGTTCTCCAAGTtaggccacttcatccctaccTCGAAAAAGGTTTCAGCAAAGGGCTTGGCCGATCTCTTTGTCTCCCacatctggaaactccatgggctcCCTGTCAAAACTATATCAGATCGAGGGACCacattcacagggaaattcctcaGGGCTCTCTACCAACGATTAGGGATTAAACCTTCCTTCTCTTCGGCCTATCACCCTGAATCAGACGGTCAGACGGAACGTGTCAACCAATTCATCGAGTTCTACCTAAGGTCCTATGTAGCAGCGGATCATTCAGATTGGGTTAAGTGGTTACCACTTGCGGAGTAtgcctataacaacgccaagcaCTCAGCTACTGGAAAAACCCCATTTGAATTAATTTATGGCAGAAACCCAATCATGAATCCGTCAAATATCCCTgcaaacgtcccagaagcagacctcgTGGCAGACACCCTAGccagggaatggaaggaagccgaagcagccctcagaatgagcaaggagcGGATGACAAGGGATAAAGGAACAGTCCCGGAATATTCAATAggggaaaaagtctggctagatggaaaaaacgtagaacttaggacaaattccaacaaacTAGACCCCAAGCGACTAGGCCCCTTTGAGGTATTAGAAAAGGTATCCAGtcacgcgtaccgcctcaaaTTACCGGAAACCCTTAAAATCCACGacgtattctatgtgggattGTTATCCAGGGTACAcatatccccaagtcaaccatttccagagaaaccccctcctgaaacaatagaaggggaagaagagtatgaggtggaacaaattatcaactccaaaagacaacgggggaaatggttctacctaatcaaatggaagggttatggcccggaagacaattcctgggaaccggaagaactcctagagcacagccaagaggaaatccaacgattcaacaagtcacgactgaaaaaggctcgtgactccgccaagagcctttaaggggggggcaatgttataacctcctaacttataccattggactcgcacgatttttctaatatttttagtattttttacggacttgatatcttttgtttttcgatcacgtgatctcggcgcttattatgccgagatgccgcgccgagatgccgtgccaagggcgcttaggagaaatccacgcttctgcgcagcccgcagcacgcttcccatttgtcctctgtacttctttctctcacgcgcacagaccatgtagatagtgtgctttgtctatatatacagcaggaaaatcgcttggagaccccaagtcaattttaccttgtctcatattcattgaggaggactagtcagccagctaagtagcaggcccccagtagtactcagacgctcaccacccccttgactcaccacaccttcaggcctaaggcccactcgcattagttagtagtagtagtccgccttaagcggaagtagcatagccttatttagttagattacgtacgtgttgcttgtagtagtacggccttaagcgcctgcctccactagcgtgtgcccaccttacagtggtgcacgacaCTATACCACTgaatttggacaattttgctgatatttctactttTTTTGCAAACTctgtatcttttgtttttcaatcatgtgaccttggcgtttattatgccaagatgctgtgccaagatgctgtgccaagggcgcctaggagaaatccacacttctgcacagTCTGCAGCACAATTCTTATTTTACATGTacacttcctttctcatgcacacagaccatgtagatagtgcccctttgattatatatacagcaggaaaattacttggagaccccaagtcaattttaccttgtctcttatccattagagaaggtattcagccagctaagtagctggcccccaatCATCAGAAGTTGCTTACTCCCTtaccttactcatcacaACTCCAGGCCTTTGGCCCCcttgtcattgtagatagccaGTAGTTaccaccttaagtggttagtagagtagttagcctagttagatagttagtcaGCATTTATAGTGTACTagatacagccttaagcgcccgccctcactagtgtgtacccaccttacagtggtatATGACAACAAATAAGCCTCAATCAAGTCCAAGTTGAGTGAGGCAAAGGCTGGGGCAGTAGTGCCAGTACTAGACGTAAGAGAATGGCCTTGAAGCCACCAATTTTGCAGCTAAGTGTACTATAGATCAGATTTTGTAGATAAGACACTATATGTAATAGCCACACCTTTGAGGTTGGTTCCAGCAACTGTGAGCTTGATGTAATGGGGTTCTTTGACAGGGGGTAGCTGATGCAGAACCTTGCAAGAATCATCTGACAAATAGCCTCAACTGATGGTGCATTGTAGTGTTGGTAAAACCAGCTCAGTTTAACATCTGGACACATTGCTATAAGAATGCATCAATCAATGTTTGAATGCAGTCTAATTTGAATATACATACCTAAAGAGATATAACAAACTTTGCAAATACTCAAGTTTTACATGTATTTATTATACACATTGAGTGCCGCTTGAGCCCCTACACACATGATGTCCTAGACGTtggtaaggacgtcaaggaggagggcgcttgcagctgggagtaactaagtagaatccgcgtaaggcggtggcaagctatcctacaacaacaaccagctatactacaatgaccaaggctgtaagggcaatggcaagctatgtaggTACAATGGGaaggctgcttaaggcagcgtAGACTAAGTGGCTAAGTAggggttgctgggctgtaaggcccttgtacagtgtaggatgcaacaagaggtaattgacctgggtgttaccatggttggttggcctccttatatatttcTACAGAgtaactatttacaaatacattttatcaaatatgtgatccaataagaaccctgctccgcagttggccttactcatgcacacgtgtcactgacgtgttgtgatgacatcataggtggaggtggctacatatgctgattaagcgcgggtggggacgtggcttggcgcttagcgtatgatataagcaccaaagtcacgtgattgaaaatgttgtctgtttgcctttgtttaaattcgagaaaatgggaataaattccctggtatcaactgtgtctacgacactgccccccctctaagggccttggcagcgccaagggcctttttTCTCATGTCTTCCTTGTACTTCTTCAAAATTTTGCCTGCATTTTTCAGGTTTTCctggggttcccatgtgttttcttctggaccataacccttccatttgaccctgaagaaccattttccattCCGTTCCTCCGCGTCTGTTATGCCTTCTaccttgtactcttcttctccgtccatggtgactggtgggggttggttttcaaaggcgcgcttgccatcccttttgacttttgacaggagtcctacatagaaaACATTGTGGATACGCATAGATGGGGGAAGTTTGAGCCAATATGCCcagttggagattttctcaatgacTTTAAATGgccctaggcgttgttccgttagttTGGGGCTAAGAGTCTTCAGTTtaacgtttttggcgtcaagccatgcctcttctccaatctcaaattctAGCGGGTTTCCTGTTTCCCCAGCAGTCATGCGTGACTTGGACTGTCTAAGGGCGGCTTCCACTTCTCTCCATTGTGTCTCCATTGTCTTGGCAAGTTTGTCAGCTTCTGGCACATCTGTTGGGATATTGGATGGTGTCAAGGTGGGCTCCCATccgtacagggctttgaagGGTGTTTTTCCTGTACTACTGTGTACCGCGTTGTtataggcaaattccgccattgggagccatttggtccagtccctctGATTAACCCCGGAGTATGCCCTAAGGAAATGTTCTATTGTTGGGTTAACCtgctctgtttggccgtTGCTTTGGGGGTGATATgctgaggagaagtgagggtctattcccagatGTTTGTATAGTGCCTtcaggaacttgttgttgaagacctgTCCTCTGTCTGAGACTGTTTTCTCTGGCATTCCATGCCGttttgttacaacctccttaattataccattagaatcggacgaattttctattatttttagtattttttacggacttgatatctcatgtttttcgatcacgtgatctcggcgcttatcatgccgggatgccgcgccgagatgccgtgccaagggcgcctaggagaaatccacgcttctgcgcagcccgcagcacacttctcatttcacacatgtacttcttttctcacgcgcacagaccatgtagatagtgtgccccttgacatatatacagcaggaaaatcacttggagaccccaagtcgattttacctcgtctcataccattgaggaggaccatcagccagctaagtagccggcccccccagtagtatagaagttaACCCTTTTATTgtgctcaccacacctcccaggcctaaggccccatcgTCGCCAGTAGTTAGCAGAAGCCCACCTTACGTGGCAGTAGAGTAGCCTAgattagatagttagattacctgtgtcagtagtagtacggccgtaagcgcccgcccactagcgagtacccaaccttacagttggcgtacgacattgtaaaatcgacttcttgtaggcttgatcgacaaACGAGAGGAACTCccgtactagcacgagggaaaacgGGTgatcggactcgcctttcagcttcaataatcaaacagctgTCGGTCCCAcccagtaccaaattgctataaggcggacagtctctaatcgtccgcataccacgtgtttcgccggaacacagcagttagcaaccctagacagccaaatcacccgcttgcaaaaaacccgcttgtatcacaattgccagatctgttgatttgttgtagggattgtccaacgctaggtgtttgacgcaagggtttagcgttcacatactgcgcaaaaaccgctcataagtcctgtatcaggcaccctATTCCCCCCCGCCGTCTCAGacattccctccacacgctctggcgtcccacacccttactcccgtccctccagccgctcctctagacgttccattccaacccactcccaaccgccctcttgcagcacatctcccgcttcgcaagacttgccaaggatggaaccagagccgtccacttccgctctcctcaaggctatcacagccctcaccgccacagtcgggtccttgcaggcccaaatcacttctcaaggccaacagctcatcgagctcaaagccatatgcaaggaaaccgcggacctccttggggacaAAGATCAGGGAGCcccccaagcccagcctggcccatcgactgggcctgtcactcctcccacccactcgggaggagaagcccacactccaggcacggttaggcctggactcaaggcccctttccgGCCTTCAAGGGGAACAGGTTTCGATTCGGAGGACaaggaagaaccaaggcaacctaaaaaggagcctcaaggaacgcctgcAAGGCATTTagggtccctcaccccctttgatgcGGGGTCTAGTGTAAagcggcccaagatggacctaccagacccatacaagggagataCCAGGGGACGAAaggccacccaatggcttgacagaatgatgctctgggtcgCCCTCCACCGCAACCAATTCGACGAAGAAGAACAGATGGTCGtctggatcctctaccacatggaGGACAAAGCAGCagactgggcgctccccatcattggagCTATCATTAAGGGTGAGGGGAatccccccaccaccatccaggccttgacaggcaaattcaaggaggcctttgCCGACCCCGACGCCAAGCGGGCtgccgccaggaagattgcggCGCTCTCCCAaactaccaccacctccgaatacgtcacggagttccgtAATCTTATGGCGGAACTCgactggaacgaggaggCCTACATCGCGCAATTCACGCggggcctccactggaaggttaaGGAACTGCTGTCAACCAAGGACAGCGTCCCTGACGAACTCGAGGCAATTTTCGCGGCCTCAATAaagattgacaacatccgccgcgaaaatgaggagaattGGCCAAAAAAGGCtcccgccaagtccccggccaccgcgGCCACTACTTCCACTACaaccactcaacgggtccgcctctcagaggaccctaaTTACATcacaccggaagaaagggaccgtcGCCGCGCATCTGGcctctgtgtcaagtgcggccaaaaggggcatggtATCAAACAGTGTCCcaacggctggaaggctaccgtCAAGGAGGTAGCTAAGGtggcagaagaggaagggtcgggaaaagactaaggccaaggactaccgtcaagcccctggTCTCAAAATTAGATGTACATGTATCAGATTTGGATTTTGAATTTGTTTCTCTAGCTCtggactcaaataaaaaaccttTATTATATCTTGATCTGGTCATGCATAACCACCCGACGGAAcccctcaaaaccctgatAGACTCTGGCGCAACATCCAACTTCATATCACCCGCCATAGTcaaaaaatacaaaatcccaaaaacccaactcgaaaatccacgagttgtgagaatgttagatggtaccatttcccagactggtcgcatatggcaccaggttcaactcgcggtctcggccaatggccatttcCACCACATtccttttcttgtttgcccaataggcaacacaccggcaatacttggcatgacatggttaacggcagaagctcctctcattgactggcaacagggactaatcacattccctgaacaagttcaaattgcctccaaggaagaagcagatccAAACCCCttagcagacctcccccctcaataccatgagtttgctaaggtctttggcaaagaagagtttaaggtcctccctccacatagggagtatgacatctccatagaccttatcccagatgccaaactgtCCCCTGGTCctatatatggcatgactgacgcagaatcaaaagcactgaaacaacacattgatgaggaattggcaacgggcaagatccgccctagcaCTTCCTccgcaggcgccccggttatgtttgtcaaaaaggcagatggatcccTTAGATTGGTggttgattacaggaagctgaatgaTGTCACCCAtaaaaacgtctacccactCCCCAGACAggacgacctcatggccaagttAAGGCATGCCAAGATATTCACTAAGTtggacttacgctggggctacaacaatgtacgcatcaaggaaggagacgaatggaaaacggcctttagaaccaaatacggcctctttgaatacctagtcatgcccttcggcctcaccaacgcccctgcagcgttccaacacttcatgaacgacctATTCCGGGATCTGATTGACGTTACCGTGGTAATATACCTAGATGAtattctcattttctcagaaGATCCAGAGTACCACCCGGCTCATGTCAGAGAAGTGTTGTCACGACttatgaagaaccagctTTTCTGCAAGCTATCAaaatgtcacttccacgtcacaaCGGTCGATTACCTTGGAATCGTTATATCCCCATCAGGCttttccatggaccagaagaaggtagaggcagtcacgtcatggcctCAGCCCAGAACggtcaaacaagtccaggcaTTTTTAGGCTTTGTCAACTATCTCCGACGGTttattcccaacttcagctctgTCGCACGACCCTTGcataacctcaccaaaaaggaaaccccttggtcatggggagacctagaggaagcagcCTTCCAAGAGTTAAAGATCCTAGTTACCCAGTCCCCGGTTCTGATTCACTCCAACCCCAAGCTTCCCTATTACCTGGAAACGGACGCGTcaggagtagctatgggTGCCATCTTAAGCCAAAGAGGCCCAGATAATTGGTTACATcccattgcctatatgtccaagtcatttTCAGGAGCGGAAGCTaattacgacacccacgataaagagctcctggctatcattaaggcattggaggaatggaggatattcttggaagcaacggacaaaccggTACAAGTGTTCACGGACCATCGGAatctggaatactggatgcaggcacggacattcAACAGAAGGCATGCGcgatggcgtattttcctgagcgacttcaactttgaaatccactatcgccccgggaaacaatcaggaaagccagacgcGTTATCCAGGAGATCAGATTACGTAGACGCTcccccagaaccagaagtcatgctgcCATCAGAGgtttttgccaacacatcagAAGCGGAACTCaagattgtcacagaaatccgAGAGAAGCTGAAGGACGACCCAtccctggaacccatcatccagttcctgacagaagacgCAGACAACGCACCCCCgtcaatcaggaaagcaTATAGGgattatgattgggaagaggacctacTGTGGTACCATGGAAAATTAGTGGTCCCAGATTCGGAAATCTTGAAGGAACGCTTGCTTagagaattccatgactcacCCCTGGCTGGGCACCCTGGACAACAACGTACCCTGGAACTACTAAGtcgtaactactggtggccaggtaTGAAGTCCtctgccaaagaatgggtagaatgctgtCCAACATGTCAGGCCAATCGCCGAGCCCACGCCCCGGTCATTACCCTTAAACCCTTGGACGTTCCCCCTTACCCGtttcacaccatctcctatgaTTTCATCACAGGGTTTCCCAAGTCAAACGGCCACGACGCAATCCtggtagtcattgactccttctcaaaGTTCGGGCATTTTatcccaactaccaagaaaGTCACATCCAAAGGCCTAGCGGATTTATTCATCTCACAGGtgtggaaactccacggATTGCCGGTTCGAACAATATCAGATAGGGGAACTACGTTCACGggaaaattcctaagggcactttaccaacgccttggtgTAAAACCGTCcttctcatcagcctaccacccagagTCAGACGGCCAGACGGAAAGGGTAAACCAGTTCATCGAGTTCTACCTAAGGTCGTATGTTGCAGCAGACCACTCGGACTGGGCCTCCTGGCTACCATTAGCAGAGTAcgcctacaacaatgcaaaaCACTCCGCCACCGGGAAAACCCCCTTCGAGTTAGTATACGGTCGAAATCCTGTCATGAACCCATCAAACGTTCCAGCAAACGTCCCAGAGGCCGACCATGTAGCAGATACCCTtgcacaagaatggaaagaagcggaGGCAGCCCTaaggatgagcaaggaaaggaTGACGGGAAACAAAGGGACAATACCGGAATACTCAATTGGAGAAAAGGTCTGGCTGGACGGGAAGAACGTGGAGCTGAgaacaaactccaacaagctaGATCCCAAAAGACTAGGACCATTCGAGATCACGGAAAAGATCTCCAGTCACGCATACCGCCTGAAACTTCCAGAAACCCTGAAGATCCACGAtgtgttctatgtaggatTGCTGTCCAAGGCGCAcgaatccccaagtcaaccattccCCGAgagaccccctcctgaaacaatagaaggggaagaagagtacgaagttgaacaaatcatcGACTCAAAACGCCAgaaagggaaatggttctacctgatcaaatggaaggggtacggCCCGGAAgataactcatgggaaccggaagaatTGCTGGAGcatagccaagaagagatcaagcgttttaaccaagctagactcagaaaggctcgtgacgccg
It contains:
- a CDS encoding Retrotransposable element Tf2 protein, with product MDDYPAEPLKTLIDSGATSNFISPTIVEKLKIPKTLLENPRVVRMLDGTISQTGRIWHQVQLAVSANGHSHIIPFLVCPIGNTPAILGMTWLTAEAPLIDWQQGLITFPEQVQIASEEEADSDPLADLPPQYHEFAKVFGEEEFKVLPPHREYDIAIDLLPDAKLSPGPIYGMTDAESKALKQHIDEELATGKICPSTSSAGAPVMFVKKADGSLRLVVDYRKLNDVTHKNVYPLPRQDDLMAKLRNAKLFTKLDLRWGYNNVWIKEGDEWKTAFRTKYGLFEYLVMPFGLTNAPAAFQHFMNDLFRDLIDVTVVIYLDNILIFSEDPEKHPEHVREVLSRLMKNQLFCKLSKCHFHVTTVNYLGIVISPAGFSMDQKKIEAVTSWPQPKTVKQVQAFLGFVNYLRRFIPNFSSVACPLHNLTKKETPWSWGPQEEEAFQELKSLVTRSPVLIHSNPDLPYYLETDASGVAMGAILSQRGEDNRLHPIAYMSKSFSGAEANYDTHDKELLAIIKALEEWRIFLEATDKPIQVFTDHRNLEYWMQARTFNRRHARWRIFLSDFNFEIHYRPGKQSGKPDALSRRSDYVDTSPEPEVMLPAEVFANTSEEELEIVTEIRSKLREDPSLEPIIQFLTEDADNAPPSIRKAYRDYDWEEDLLWYRGKLVVPDSEALKERLLREFHDSPLAGHPGQQRTLELVSRNYWWPGMKSSAKEWVECCPTCQTNRRAHNPVIALKPLEVPPFPFHTISYDFITGFPKSEGHDAILVVIDSFSKLGHFIPTSKKVSAKGLADLFVSHIWKLHGLPVKTISDRGTTFTGKFLRALYQRLGIKPSFSSAYHPESDGQTERVNQFIEFYLRSYVAADHSDWVKWLPLAEYAYNNAKHSATGKTPFELIYGRNPIMNPSNIPANVPEADLVADTLAREWKEAEAALRMSKERMTRDKGTVPEYSIGEKVWLDGKNVELRTNSNKLDPKRLGPFEVLEKVSSHAYRLKLPETLKIHDVFYVGLLSRVHISPSQPFPEKPPPETIEGEEEYEVEQIINSKRQRGKWFYLIKWKGYGPEDNSWEPEELLEHSQEEIQRFNKSRLKKARDSAKSL
- a CDS encoding Retrotransposable element Tf2 protein, with the translated sequence MPEKTVSDRGQVFNNKFLKALYKHLGIDPHFSSAYHPQSNGQTEQVNPTIEHFLRAYSGVNQRDWTKWLPMAEFAYNNAVHSSTGKTPFKALYGWEPTLTPSNIPTDVPEADKLAKTMETQWREVEAALRQSKSRMTAGETGNPLEFEIGEEAWLDAKNVKLKTLSPKLTEQRLGPFKVIEKISNWAYWLKLPPSMRIHNVFYVGLLSKVKRDGKRAFENQPPPVTMDGEEEYKVEGITDAEERNGKWFFRVKWKGYGPEENTWEPQENLKNAGKILKKYKEDMRKKALGAAKALRGGAVS
- a CDS encoding Retrotransposon-derived protein PEG10, translating into MEPEPSTSALLKAITALTATVGSLQAQITSQGQQLIELKAICKETADLLGDKDQGAPQAQPGPSTGPVTPPTHSGGEAHTPGTVRPGLKAPFRPSRGTGFDSEDKEEPRQPKKEPQGTPARHLGSLTPFDAGSSVKRPKMDLPDPYKGDTRGRKATQWLDRMMLWVALHRNQFDEEEQMVVWILYHMEDKAADWALPIIGAIIKGEGNPPTTIQALTGKFKEAFADPDAKRAAARKIAALSQTTTTSEYVTEFRNLMAELDWNEEAYIAQFTRGLHWKVKELLSTKDSVPDELEAIFAASIKIDNIRRENEENWPKKAPAKSPATAATTSTTTTQRVRLSEDPNYITPEERDRRRASGLCVKCGQKGHGIKQCPNGWKATVKEVAKVAEEEGSGKD
- a CDS encoding Retrotransposable element Tf2 protein, which encodes MHNHPTEPLKTLIDSGATSNFISPAIVKKYKIPKTQLENPRVVRMLDGTISQTGRIWHQVQLAVSANGHFHHIPFLVCPIGNTPAILGMTWLTAEAPLIDWQQGLITFPEQVQIASKEEADPNPLADLPPQYHEFAKVFGKEEFKVLPPHREYDISIDLIPDAKLSPGPIYGMTDAESKALKQHIDEELATGKIRPSTSSAGAPVMFVKKADGSLRLVVDYRKLNDVTHKNVYPLPRQDDLMAKLRHAKIFTKLDLRWGYNNVRIKEGDEWKTAFRTKYGLFEYLVMPFGLTNAPAAFQHFMNDLFRDLIDVTVVIYLDDILIFSEDPEYHPAHVREVLSRLMKNQLFCKLSKCHFHVTTVDYLGIVISPSGFSMDQKKVEAVTSWPQPRTVKQVQAFLGFVNYLRRFIPNFSSVARPLHNLTKKETPWSWGDLEEAAFQELKILVTQSPVLIHSNPKLPYYLETDASGVAMGAILSQRGPDNWLHPIAYMSKSFSGAEANYDTHDKELLAIIKALEEWRIFLEATDKPVQVFTDHRNLEYWMQARTFNRRHARWRIFLSDFNFEIHYRPGKQSGKPDALSRRSDYVDAPPEPEVMLPSEVFANTSEAELKIVTEIREKLKDDPSLEPIIQFLTEDADNAPPSIRKAYRDYDWEEDLLWYHGKLVVPDSEILKERLLREFHDSPLAGHPGQQRTLELLSRNYWWPGMKSSAKEWVECCPTCQANRRAHAPVITLKPLDVPPYPFHTISYDFITGFPKSNGHDAILVVIDSFSKFGHFIPTTKKVTSKGLADLFISQVWKLHGLPVRTISDRGTTFTGKFLRALYQRLGVKPSFSSAYHPESDGQTERVNQFIEFYLRSYVAADHSDWASWLPLAEYAYNNAKHSATGKTPFELVYGRNPVMNPSNVPANVPEADHVADTLAQEWKEAEAALRMSKERMTGNKGTIPEYSIGEKVWLDGKNVELRTNSNKLDPKRLGPFEITEKISSHAYRLKLPETLKIHDVFYVGLLSKAHESPSQPFPERPPPETIEGEEEYEVEQIIDSKRQKGKWFYLIKWKGYGPEDNSWEPEELLEHSQEEIKRFNQARLRKARDAAKSL